The proteins below come from a single Miscanthus floridulus cultivar M001 chromosome 1, ASM1932011v1, whole genome shotgun sequence genomic window:
- the LOC136469970 gene encoding large ribosomal subunit protein uL2-like, translating to MYTGQLIYRGRYATLSIGDAQGVYTGQLVYYSHHATLSIGDIPPLRRILEDAVIYNASARASGDYAIVVSRDPDSDASARASGDYAIIASHNPNNGVRAGNPSHQRRSIANDGEVDDARRPPAPLLL from the coding sequence atgtacacaGGCCAGCTCATCTACCGCGGTCGCtacgccacgctctccattggcgACGCCCAGGGCGTGTACACAGGCCAGCTCGTTTACTACAGCCaccatgccacgctctccatcggcgacatcccacCGCTTCGCAGGATCCTCGAAGACGCCGTCATCTACAACGCCTCTGCcagggcgtccggggactacgccatcgtcgtcagtcgtgaccccgacagcgacgcctccgccagggcatccggggactatgccatcatcgccAGCCATAACCCTAACAATGGCGTTAGGGCAGGGAACCCCTCCCACCAAAGGAGGAGCATAGCGAACGACGGTGAAGTTGACGACGCACGGCGCCCACCAGCGCCCCTTCTCCTTTAG